The sequence below is a genomic window from Brevibacillus laterosporus.
ATCAACAGGTTAGCATCAAGGTAGTTGTGTTTGACGAAGAGGATTTCCAGTACGCAAAAGAGTTACATCAGCGCTATCCACAGGTACCATTTTATTTGCAGGTAGGGAATGTGGAATTAGCTGACATCGCAAGCGATCGAGAAGGCTTGCGCGATCGATTACTACAATCACTGGAATGGTTAGTAGACAAAGTGGCTATGACCAAAGAGTTTAACAACGCCAAAGTGCTACCGCAACTTCACACCCTGTTGTGGGGCAATAAACGGGGCGTATAACAACATTTGCGCAACGTTTTGCCTTGCACATCCGAAAATGAGAGCTAAGGAGCCAGAGATATGTCCCATATAAACCAATCAACAAACCCACAATTAAAAGATTTAACGCTGCTTGGAAATCAACAGACAGCGTATCATTATGAATATAACCCAGATGTTCTAGAGGTTTTTGATAATAAGCATCCGTATCGTGACTACTGGGTGAAATTTAACTGCCCTGAATTTACGAGTCTATGTCCAATGACGGGACAGCCTGATTTTGCTACCATTTATATTAGTTATATTCCTGATCAGAAAATGGTAGAGAGTAAATCATTAAAACTATATTTGTTCAGCTTCCGTAATCATGGTGATTTCCATGAGGATTGCATGAATATTATTATGAATGATTTAATCAAGCTAATGGAACCAAGATACATCGAGGTATGGGGTAAATTCACCCCACGTGGTGGAATTTCGATTGATCCATATTGTAATTACGGGAAGCCAGGCACTAAATATGAAGAGATGGCTGAGCATCGCATGATGAATCATGATATGTATCCGGAAAAAGTGGATAATCGGTAGAGAGCAAATATAGCATATGAGGCGGTCTTATTCCGAATTTCTATCGGAGAAAGACCGCCTCTTTTTACAATATCGACTATCCCAGCGTAATCTGCTCTCTCTCGATCTTCTTACGATAAACCATCCTAGAAATCCCTATACTTAATTCATACAACCCAATCAATGGCACAATCACTAAGATATCCGATATGATATCTGGTGGGGTCACTGAGATAGAAATGATCGATAGTACAAAATAAGCGGGCTTGCGTAATTTTGTTAGACGATGCGGATTTACAATGCCCAAATGGCTCAAAAACAGCACCAATAATGGAAGCTCGAACAGTACCGAGAAGGGCAGACAAAAAGCGAGCATAAAGCTGAAGTAGTCGCTTGCCGTAATCATTAGCTGAAAGTTATTGTTGGACAGTCCTAGCACGAACTTGTACACCATCGGAAACAATACAAAATAGGCAAACGTTGCTCCAATAATAAACAACAGAAACAGAGCAGGAATATACATCAATGCTACCTGTCGTTCCCTTGTGGTTAAGGCTGGGATAACAAACTTCCATATCTGAAAGGCAGCAATCGGAATCGTAATCGCGACTGCGGCCCAAGCAGATAGTTTCATATAAATGTTTAGTACATCGGTAGGGCCCAAGATTGTTAACTTTTCTCCAGAACGATTGGTGAGGAACTGATAGATAAAATCTACATATAGAAAGCAGACAATAAAGCTAAGTAAAAATGAAGCAATGACAATAATAATCCGCTTTCGCATGTCGCTCAGATGATCAATGATATTGCTTGGAGTGTTGGAAGGGTTCAACGAATTTCTACCTCTTTCAACTTTATTCGAAAGAACCAATTAGGAAACTTCTTTTTTTGCTGCTTCCACAGGCGGCTTAGCTGCTTCCGCAGGTTTGTCTGGTTCATCGTCTTTGGTTAAATCCTTGGCAGCTGTTTTAAACTCACTCAAGGTACGTCCAAATGCACGACCAATCTCAGGTAGCTTGCTTGGTCCAAAGATAACCAAGGCAATAATTAGAATCAGGATCAGTCCTGGAATACCAATAGATGATAGCATGTGGATGTTTCCTCCTTTCCTATAAACAATGGTTTTTTAAAATCCATGAACAGCAATTACTCCTGGCAAGGCAAGAGAAGATGCTCCACGCGGCCAGTGACTGGTTGGCTTATCATAAGCTTCTAAATTTTCACCGGGATGCTGAACAGACAAAAATAGCGTTTTTTCATCGGGTGTAAACCAAGGTCCTGTCATTTCTGCACCGATTGGAGCTGAAGCAAATTGGCTAGCTACACCTTTATGCTCACCTGAAGTCGGAATAAAATAGACACCATTATTACCAAAGGAACGGTAGATACCTGCATTCATGGACCCAGAGGAGATGTCTGTTACGACCCACAGATTACCCGCGCTATCAAAGGCCATGTTATCTGGAGCGGCAAAACCGCTTTGTGGACCACCCGAAGCAAAAATCTCAAAATCAAATTCCACACCTGCATGATTGTTATCCTTTTCAAACATGCGCATGATATGACCGTAGAAGTTGCTATGATTTTTATTATTAGTTAAGGAGATAAAGATGGAGCCGTCGATTGGATGAACCTCTACATCTTCAGGACGATCCATTGGTGTTCCTCCAGCTACTTTTGCTGCGATACGGCAATTGATCAATACATCTGCTTGGGAAGTAAATTGCGGTTTATTCTCTTTGTCCATAGCTTTTTGCAAGGATTCTGTCTTGTTGTAATCGAGAGCAACCCATTTACCTTTTGCAAAGTTTGCCACATACAGCGTGCCCTCTTCCAACAGCTTGCTGTTCGCCTTGCCTTTAGCCGCATCATACTTGCCCTTAGATACATATTTATACACATATTGATCAGTAGCATCATCGCCCATATATACAACCAATTGCCCACCAGTAGCTAATGTCATGGCAGTATTTTCATGCGAGAAGCGTCCGAGTGCCGT
It includes:
- the queF gene encoding NADPH-dependent 7-cyano-7-deazaguanine reductase QueF; the protein is MSHINQSTNPQLKDLTLLGNQQTAYHYEYNPDVLEVFDNKHPYRDYWVKFNCPEFTSLCPMTGQPDFATIYISYIPDQKMVESKSLKLYLFSFRNHGDFHEDCMNIIMNDLIKLMEPRYIEVWGKFTPRGGISIDPYCNYGKPGTKYEEMAEHRMMNHDMYPEKVDNR
- the tatC gene encoding twin-arginine translocase subunit TatC, with protein sequence MNPSNTPSNIIDHLSDMRKRIIIVIASFLLSFIVCFLYVDFIYQFLTNRSGEKLTILGPTDVLNIYMKLSAWAAVAITIPIAAFQIWKFVIPALTTRERQVALMYIPALFLLFIIGATFAYFVLFPMVYKFVLGLSNNNFQLMITASDYFSFMLAFCLPFSVLFELPLLVLFLSHLGIVNPHRLTKLRKPAYFVLSIISISVTPPDIISDILVIVPLIGLYELSIGISRMVYRKKIEREQITLG
- the tatA gene encoding twin-arginine translocase TatA/TatE family subunit, which translates into the protein MLSSIGIPGLILILIIALVIFGPSKLPEIGRAFGRTLSEFKTAAKDLTKDDEPDKPAEAAKPPVEAAKKEVS
- a CDS encoding DUF839 domain-containing protein — its product is MEVNRRQFLTFIGTGTAALASLATGIPALAKGESISGKTADHLFGLQSPPTAFHPKFTPIKPNTKDDVILPQGFSYDVIALYGDKINASGDTFGFNADFNCFLPIGGKADHGLMWTNHEYCGELEYYVNGYDNLHADPKNNKRTQEQISKYLYALGGSVTEIKNEHGKWKLIQNSKYGRRVSGLTKHVMTGPAASLAKEVVGTFANCSGGVTLWNSILSCEENFQDVVTDCKLADERHYGWVVEVDPFDPSSTPKKHTALGRFSHENTAMTLATGGQLVVYMGDDATDQYVYKYVSKGKYDAAKGKANSKLLEEGTLYVANFAKGKWVALDYNKTESLQKAMDKENKPQFTSQADVLINCRIAAKVAGGTPMDRPEDVEVHPIDGSIFISLTNNKNHSNFYGHIMRMFEKDNNHAGVEFDFEIFASGGPQSGFAAPDNMAFDSAGNLWVVTDISSGSMNAGIYRSFGNNGVYFIPTSGEHKGVASQFASAPIGAEMTGPWFTPDEKTLFLSVQHPGENLEAYDKPTSHWPRGASSLALPGVIAVHGF